TTTAGTTCGGAACGCCTAATCAGGGACGCCTAATCAGGGACGCTTAATTAGGACGGCTAGAAACTGAGCGACCAGCTCTTTGCTGAGTATACATAGCTCGCAATACTAAGGCTGGATCAACCCATTGCCCAGAATACTTCATCCCCCAATGGAGGTGGGGGCCAGTGGTACGGCCTGTCATACCAACTCGGCCAATTCGGGTACCCGCGACTACTTGCTGACCTTCCCGCATCTGAATGCCACCTTCACGATCGATCATAGAACGACCACCGTTGGCAGCTTCAACATGACCTCGCATATGGCAGTAAATATGTTCCCACTCACCTGACTGAATGACGACTGAAGTACCGCAAGCACTGTTATCTGATACTTCAACGACGGTGCCGTTCCACCAGCTCCGGATGTAGCTGCCTTCGGGAGCTGCCATATCTAAGCCGT
This region of Trichocoleus desertorum NBK24 genomic DNA includes:
- a CDS encoding M23 family metallopeptidase, yielding MLRIGQYLLIAGLGLAGFVASDWPQETAKAVEVEASQVATGSTWQGASFPVENFQAYTSAFGYRQSPSGYSQEFHHGLDMAAPEGSYIRSWWNGTVVEVSDNSACGTSVVIQSGEWEHIYCHMRGHVEAANGGRSMIDREGGIQMREGQQVVAGTRIGRVGMTGRTTGPHLHWGMKYSGQWVDPALVLRAMYTQQRAGRSVSSRPN